Proteins encoded together in one Tripterygium wilfordii isolate XIE 37 chromosome 14, ASM1340144v1, whole genome shotgun sequence window:
- the LOC120014574 gene encoding putative calcium-transporting ATPase 13, plasma membrane-type, with product MSMILQSNLVCIEYLLDVPTTKKWHLAFAKIYCSRILASLAKIKSTKKVSRSPSHTVLDVKPHNTTFTVDQTSLADLVKGKDLDHLRKLDGVDGVATALDTSREGGICANDADIARRHEAFGSNTYKKPPTKGLFHFVVEAFKDLTILILLGCAALSLGFGIKEHGLKEGWYDGGSIFVAVFLVIAVSAGSNYRQNRQFDKLSRVSNNIRIDVVRVGRRQSISIFEIVVGEIVVLKIGDQVPADGLFLDGHSLQIDESSMTGESDHVEINHDQNPFLVSGTKVVDGYGRMLVTSVGMNTTWGQMMSHISRDNGEETPLQARLNKLTSSIGKVGLAVAFLVLVVLLVRYFTGNTQDENGNQEFNGSKTKVDDVVNAVVGIVAAAVTIIVVAIPEGLPLAVTLTLAYSMKRMMKDQAMVRKLSACETMGSATTICTDKTGTLTLNQMKVTKFWLGQDSIEEDASSMISPYVLDLIKQGVALNTTGSVYRPTAESEYEFSGSPTEKAILSWAVLELNMDMEALKKGFDCLGVEAFNSQKKRSGIMIRSKMDSSINVHWKGAAEMILAMCSSFYDASGILKNIDEQQMSTLKKIIQGMAANSLRCIAFAHKPIQEGELLKDGKEKSLKEDNLTLLGLVGIKDPCRPGVGKAVEACQSAGVNIKMITGDNVFTARAIALECGILKPGQDLFSGAVVEGEEFRNYTMEERMEKVDKICVMARSSPFDKLLMVQCLKQKGHVVAVTGDGTNDAPALKEADIGLSMGIQGTEVAKESSDIVILDDNFASVATVLRWGRCVYNNIQKFIQFQLTVNVAALVINFVAAVSAGEVPLTAVQLLWVNLIMDTLGALALATERPTEELMEKPPVGRTEPLITNIMWRNLLAQALYQITILLILQFKGESIFGVTEKVKDTLLFNTFVLCQVFNEFNARKLEKKNVFEGIHKNKLFLGIIGITIALQVIMVEFLKKFADTERLNWGQWGACIGVAAMAWPIGWVVKSVPVPEKPIFSYLTWKK from the coding sequence ATGTCTATGATTTTGCAATCCAACCTTGTGTGCATTGAGTATTTGCTTGATGTTCCCACCACCAAAAAATGGCACTTAGCTTTTGCCAAAATCTACTGTTCAAGAATACTTGCCTCTCTAGccaaaattaaatctaccaagaAAGTCTCCCGCTCTCCTTCCCATACAGTGCTCGACGTAAAGCCACACAACACCACTTTCACTGTTGACCAAACGAGCCTTGCAGACCTTGTGAAGGGGAAAGATCTTGATCATCTTCGAAAACTTGATGGGGTTGATGGAGTTGCCACTGCTCTTGACACCAGCAGAGAAGGTGGAATCTGTGCCAATGACGCCGACATTGCTCGCCGACATGAGGCATTTGGTTCTAATACATACAAGAAGCCACCAACAAAGGGTCTCTTTCATTTTGTGGTGGAGGCTTTTAAGGATCTTACGATTCTAATACTCTTAGGCTGTGCAGCACTTTCTCTTGGATTTGGGATCAAAGAACATGGTCTGAAGGAAGGTTGGTATGACGGTGGAAGCATATTTGTTGCAGTGTTTCTTGTCATTGCTGTTTCTGCTGGGAGCAATTACAGGCAGAACAGACAGTTTGACAAGTTATCAAGAGTCAGCAACAATATAAGAATTGATGTTGTGAGAGTTGGGAGAAGACAATCTATctctatatttgaaattgtagtgGGAGAAATTGTTGTGTTAAAGATTGGAGATCAAGTTCCTGCAGATGGGTTGTTCTTGGATGGCCATTCATTACAGATTGATGAATCAAGTATGACTGGGGAGAGTGACCATGTTGAGATCAATCATGACCAGAACCCATTCCTGGTTTCTGGAACAAAAGTGGTTGATGGATATGGCCGAATGCTGGTTACGTCAGTGGGGATGAACACGACTTGGGGGCAAATGATGAGCCATATCAGCCGCGACAATGGCGAAGAAACTCCATTACAAGCTAGGCTGAATAAACTAACTTCGTCGATCGGTAAAGTCGGTCTAGCAGTGGCTTTTCTTGTTCTAGTAGTTTTGTTGGTTCGCTATTTTACAGGGAATACACAGGATGAGAATGGAAATCAGGAATTCAATGGCAGCAAAACAAAAGTTGATGATGTTGTGAATGCTGTGGTGGGGATTGTGGCAGCTGCTGTAACCATTATTGTGGTTGCAATTCCTGAAGGATTGCCTCTGGCTGTGACTCTTACCCTTGCTTATTCCATGAAAAGAATGATGAAAGATCAGGCTATGGTGAGGAAGCTTTCTGCTTGTGAGACCATGGGGTCTGCCACCACCATTTGCACTGACAAAACAGGTACTCTGACACTCAACCAGATGAAAGTCACCAAGTTTTGGCTAGGCCAAGATTCAATTGAAGAGGATGCTTCATCAATGATTTCTCCATATGTGCTGGACTTGATCAAACAAGGAGTTGCTTTGAATACAACTGGTAGTGTTTATAGACCAACAGCTGAATCTGAATATGAGTTTTCTGGCAGTCCTACTGAAAAGGCAATTCTTTCTTGGGCTGTACTGGAACTTAACATGGATATGGAAGCATTAAAGAAGGGATTTGATTGTCTCGGTGTCGAAGCCTTCAATTCGCAGAAGAAACGAAGTGGGATTATGATAAGGAGCAAGATGGACAGTTCAATCAATGTTCACTGGAAAGGAGCAGCAGAGATGATTCTTGCAATGTGTTCGAGTTTCTACGATGCCTCtggaattttgaaaaatattgatgAGCAACAAATGAGTACATTGAAGAAAATTATTCAAGGTATGGCAGCTAACAGCCTTAGATGCATTGCTTTTGCCCACAAACCGATTCAAGAAGGAGAGCTGCTTAAagatggaaaagaaaagagtttGAAAGAAGACAACTTGACCCTGCTAGGCCTGGTGGGTATTAAGGATCCATGCAGACCAGGAGTCGGAAAAGCTGTTGAAGCATGTCAATCCGCTGGAGTGAACATAAAGATGATTACTGGTGACAATGTTTTCACTGCACGAGCCATAGCCCTTGAATGTGGAATTCTCAAGCCTGGTCAGGACTTGTTCAGTGGAGCAGTAGTTGAAGGAGAAGAATTCAGGAATTACACAATGGAAGAAAGAATGGAGAAAGTTGATAAGATCTGCGTGATGGCAAGGTCGTCTCCTTTCGACAAACTTCTCATGGTGCAGTGCTTGAAACAGAAGGGGCATGTGGTAGCAGTCACCGGTGATGGCACAAACGATGCACCGGCACTTAAAGAGGCTGATATAGGCCTATCTATGGGCATCCAGGGGACTGAAGTGGCCAAGGAGAGCTCAGACATCGTAATCTTGGATGACAATTTCGCTTCAGTTGCGACGGTTTTAAGGTGGGGAAGATGTGTCTACAACAACATTCAGAAATTCATTCAGTTCCAGCTTACTGTCAATGTTGCAGCACTTGTTATCAATTTTGTAGCCGCAGTTTCTGCAGGTGAAGTTCCTCTAACAGCAGTCCAGCTCTTGTGGGTGAACCTGATTATGGACACACTGGGTGCTCTTGCTCTAGCTACAGAGAGACCAACAGAGGAACTCATGGAGAAACCACCGGTTGGTCGGACCGAACCACTCATCACCAACATCATGTGGAGGAACCTGCTTGCTCAAGCTTTATATCAGATAACAATCCTCTTGATTCTACAGTTCAAGGGGGAATCAATCTTCGGCGTGACGGAGAAAGTCAAGGACACCTTGCTCTTCAACACTTTTGTTCTATGCCAAGTCTTCAATGAATTCAATGCAAGGAAGCTTGAAAAGAAGAATGTTTTTGAGGGAATTCATAAGAACAAGCTGTTTCTAGGGATTATTGGCATAACCATTGCCCTCCAGGTTATAATGGTGGAGTTCCTGAAGAAATTTGCAGATACAGAGAGGTTGAACTGGGGACAATGGGGAGCATGTATTGGAGTTGCAGCTATGGCTTGGCCAATTGGTTGGGTTGTCAAGTCCGTACCTGTCCCTGAGAAACCTATATTCAGCTATCTAACATGGAAGAAGTAG
- the LOC120014575 gene encoding ATP sulfurylase 1, chloroplastic-like encodes MAATASMAVFFAKTPYQSHSRPKSLNTLFTPSFKLPVSLTTRPKTNRRIRISDGLIEPDGGKLVELFVEESRRDVKKREAGLLPKIGLSSIDIQWVHVLSEGWASPLRGFMRESEFLQTLHFNSLRLEDGSVVNMSVPIVLAIDDAQKSRIGESTRVALVDAEENTIAILNDIEIYKHPKEERIARTWGTTAPGLPYVDETITNAGNWLIGGDLEVIEPVKYHDGLDHFRLSPAKLREEFARRNADAVFAFQLRNPVHNGHALLMTDTRRRLLEMGYENPILLLHPLGGFTKADDVPLSWRMKQHEKVLEDGVLDPETTVVSIFPSPMHYAGPTEVQWHAKARINAGANFYIVGRDPAGMGHPVEKRDLYNADHGKKVLSMAPGLERLNILPFKVAAYDKTQGQMAFFDPSRAQDFLFISGTKMRALAKSKESPPDGFMCPGGWKVLVDYYDSLAPAANGKVPTAIPA; translated from the exons ATGGCTGCCACTGCTTCCATGGCTGTCTTTTTTGCCAAAACACCCTATCAGTCTCACTCCCGACCCAAATCATTGAATACCCTTTTCACCCCTTCCTTCAAACTCCCTGTATCTCTAACCACCCGCCCCAAGACCAACCGCAGGATCCGAATCTCGGACGGGTTGATCGAGCCCGACGGCGGGAAGCTTGTGGAGTTGTTTGTGGAGGAATCGCGTAGGGACGTGAAGAAGAGAGAGGCAGGTTTGTTGCCTAAGATTGGGCTTTCGAGTATTGATATTCAATGGGTTCATGTTTTGAGTGAAGGCTGGGCCAGTCCGCTCCGTGGATTCATGAGAGAGTCCGAGTTCCTCCAAACTCTTCATTTTAATTCGCTCCGACTCGAGGACGGGTCGGTCGTGAATATGTCCGTGCCTATCGTGCTCGCCATCGACGACGCGCAGAAGAGCCGGATCGGTGAGTCCACCCGTGTCGCTCTCGTTGATGCTGAAGAGAACACTATCGCCATCCTGAACGA TATCGAGATATACAAGCACCCAAAAGAAGAACGGATCGCGAGAACATGGGGTACTACTGCCCCTGGTCTCCCTTATGTTGATGAAACTATAACAAATGCTGGAAACTGGTTGATTGGTGGGGACTTGGAGGTTATAGAGCCAGTCAAGTATCATGATGGTCTTGATCATTTCCGATTGTCACCAGCCAAGCTTCGTGAGGAATTTGCTAGACGCAATGCTGACGCAGTGTTTGCTTTCCAGCTCAGAAACCCTGTGCACAATGGTCATGCCTTGCTGATGACTGATACTCGTCGTCGGCTTCTTGAGATGGGTTATGAAAACCCAATCCTCTTGCTTCATCCACTGGGAGGCTTCACAAAGGCTGATGATGTACCTCTGAGTTGGAGAATGAAACAACATGAGAAG GTGCTCGAGGATGGCGTTCTTGATCCAGAGACAACTGTTGTTTCTATATTCCCATCCCCAATGCACTACGCTGGCCCAACTGAGGTGCAGTGGCATGCAAAGGCTCGTATCAACGCTGGAGCAAACTTTTACATTGTTGGAAGGGACCCAGCTGGAATGGGTCATCCAGTGGAGAAAAGAGATTTGTACAATGCTGATCATGGGAAGAAGGTACTGAGCATGGCCCCTGGGTTAGAGAGGCTGAACATCCTTCCTTTCAAG GTTGCTGCATATGATAAGACTCAAGGTCAAATGGCATTTTTCGATCCATCAAGGGCTCAAGACTTCCTCTTCATATCTGGCACAAAG ATGCGGGCACTTGCAAAGAGCAAAGAGAGCCCACCAGACGGATTTATGTGCCCTGGGGGCTGGAAAGTGCTGGTCGATTACTACGACAGTTTGGCTCCAGCAGCCAATGGCAAAGTCCCCACAGCCATTCCTGCCTAG